One region of Aurantimonas sp. HBX-1 genomic DNA includes:
- a CDS encoding TRAP transporter small permease: MATFWKLYDRIELGLALAVMMAMVAAVLTAAIGRVIGSPNASAPQFAQLFLIWTCMLGADLTIKTGDHIRVSALPDALPDAGRRLLSAFCLLFILVFLGFLFWKGIELSTGNWRRPLATSGLSYGLVTLALPVGAILIGISLLRRTFAGGFNKTFEPDDVGPEAIL, from the coding sequence ATGGCGACGTTCTGGAAGCTATACGATCGGATCGAATTGGGACTGGCGCTGGCCGTGATGATGGCGATGGTCGCCGCGGTGCTGACGGCAGCCATCGGGCGGGTGATCGGCTCGCCCAACGCCTCGGCGCCGCAGTTCGCCCAGCTCTTCCTCATCTGGACCTGCATGCTGGGCGCCGACCTCACCATCAAGACCGGCGACCATATCCGCGTATCGGCGCTGCCGGACGCGCTGCCCGACGCCGGACGCCGGCTGCTGTCCGCCTTCTGCCTGCTCTTCATCCTGGTATTTCTCGGTTTCCTGTTCTGGAAGGGCATCGAACTGTCGACCGGCAACTGGCGCCGTCCGCTTGCCACGTCCGGCCTGTCCTACGGTCTCGTGACGCTGGCGCTCCCGGTCGGGGCGATCCTGATCGGCATCTCGCTGCTGCGCCGCACCTTTGCGGGCGGTTTCAACAAGACGTTCGAACCGGACGACGTCGGACCGGAGGCGATCCTGTGA